One window of the Staphylococcus equorum genome contains the following:
- a CDS encoding FtsX-like permease family protein, which yields MSFNQIVIKNFRQNIRHYAMYIFSLIVSIVLYFSFVTLKYTESINNVNSMSIIRKGSEVGSYFLFAIILVFLMYANQLFIKRRTREFALYQLIGLTRKNIMRILLIEQAAMFLITGFMGIIIGVFGSKILLMIVLKVLTIDTSVSLTFQFPAVIQTILLIIVSFLLIMAQSFIFLRKRSILSLMNDSTKSEATQSKMTVIEVISGILGIAMIAFGYYMSTELFGKFAEQLMYAPFAILFLTIIGAYLFFRSSVSLIFKTLKRSKNGNVSITDVVFTSSIMHRMKKNALSLTIIATISAVTVTVLCFGAISKSTIDDTVKQSSPQDFNFLENKQAQQFEDKLKQKDIGYNKVYKEVTELKVTKENFYDYSSNFGETDKMFITSNKYFNDKDITDHKAKMINMASSASIMKFNLNTKIQFDTKPVDTFKVIDAKKEVNFKNDVSFASPVLLISEQQYNHLKPQGEETRTQYGYDLKNQNNWEEANKMAHSVHSDIYPQKLVRQELNDSAGILLFVTSFLGLAFLVASGCIIYIKQMDETEDEIPSFRILRKIGYTHSDMLKGLGLKVMFNFGLPLVVSLLHAYFAAKAFMLILSTTNMLPVYIVMGAYSIVYCIFAVMSFIHSSRIIKHSI from the coding sequence ATGAGTTTTAATCAGATCGTAATTAAGAACTTCAGACAAAACATACGGCATTATGCGATGTATATATTTTCATTGATTGTCAGTATTGTATTATATTTTAGTTTCGTAACATTAAAGTATACAGAGAGTATAAACAATGTAAATTCAATGTCTATTATTAGAAAGGGTTCTGAAGTAGGATCATATTTCTTATTTGCGATTATACTCGTATTTCTAATGTACGCAAATCAATTATTTATAAAACGACGGACACGTGAATTTGCTTTATATCAATTAATAGGTTTAACTCGAAAAAATATTATGCGCATATTATTAATTGAACAAGCTGCAATGTTTTTAATAACAGGGTTTATGGGCATAATTATTGGTGTCTTTGGTTCGAAAATTCTCTTAATGATTGTACTCAAGGTATTAACTATAGACACGAGTGTATCATTAACGTTCCAATTTCCTGCTGTTATACAAACAATTTTATTAATTATCGTGTCTTTCCTATTGATTATGGCACAAAGCTTCATCTTTTTACGTAAGCGCAGTATATTATCATTGATGAATGATAGTACAAAATCTGAAGCAACCCAATCTAAGATGACCGTTATTGAAGTTATCTCAGGCATTTTAGGCATAGCCATGATTGCTTTTGGCTATTATATGTCTACTGAACTGTTTGGCAAATTCGCCGAGCAATTAATGTACGCGCCATTCGCCATTTTATTTTTAACTATTATAGGTGCATATCTATTCTTTAGAAGTTCAGTGTCGCTGATTTTTAAAACATTGAAGCGTTCAAAAAATGGTAATGTTTCTATAACAGATGTTGTATTTACGTCTTCAATCATGCACAGAATGAAGAAAAATGCATTGTCACTCACAATAATAGCGACGATATCTGCTGTTACTGTAACCGTACTGTGCTTTGGTGCAATCAGTAAGTCAACGATTGACGATACAGTGAAGCAATCCTCACCACAAGATTTTAATTTCTTGGAAAATAAGCAAGCCCAACAATTTGAAGATAAATTGAAACAAAAGGATATAGGTTATAACAAAGTATATAAAGAAGTTACTGAATTAAAAGTAACTAAAGAGAATTTTTATGATTACAGTAGTAATTTTGGTGAAACTGATAAAATGTTTATAACAAGTAATAAATATTTTAATGATAAGGATATTACGGATCATAAAGCGAAAATGATAAATATGGCTTCATCCGCAAGTATAATGAAATTCAATTTAAATACAAAAATTCAATTTGATACTAAACCAGTGGACACATTTAAAGTGATTGATGCTAAAAAAGAAGTGAATTTTAAAAACGATGTCAGCTTTGCTTCACCTGTATTACTCATAAGTGAACAGCAATATAATCACTTGAAACCACAAGGTGAGGAAACACGTACTCAATATGGTTATGATTTAAAAAATCAAAATAATTGGGAAGAAGCTAATAAAATGGCCCATTCGGTTCATTCTGATATCTACCCTCAAAAATTAGTACGTCAAGAATTGAATGACTCTGCGGGTATATTATTATTTGTTACATCATTCTTAGGGCTAGCATTTTTAGTTGCGTCAGGTTGTATTATTTATATTAAACAGATGGATGAAACAGAAGATGAGATACCAAGTTTCCGTATATTACGCAAAATTGGATACACACATAGTGATATGCTCAAAGGGTTAGGGCTTAAAGTAATGTTTAATTTTGGACTGCCACTAGTAGTGTCATTATTACATGCATATTTTGCAGCTAAAGCATTTATGTTAATCCTCAGTACTACAAATATGTTACCTGTCTATATTGTTATGGGTGCATATTCAATTGTTTATTGCATATTTGCAGTTATGTCATTTATCCATTCAAGTAGAATCATTAAACATTCTATCTAA
- a CDS encoding YxeA family protein gives MSKKLIIVITVIILLAVTTFLTNDNFDRFNPFLQEEKSYAIVKQHTQQYNDVTAYSKNGEKLNYKLTFGGYDPSKKFVEIIHKGTYVKEIHYIEKQELPKNIR, from the coding sequence ATGAGTAAAAAATTAATTATCGTTATTACTGTTATCATACTACTTGCTGTTACTACATTTTTAACAAATGATAACTTTGATAGATTTAATCCCTTTCTACAAGAAGAAAAATCGTATGCCATAGTTAAACAACACACACAGCAATATAACGATGTCACAGCGTATTCCAAGAATGGGGAAAAACTGAACTATAAATTAACATTCGGTGGTTATGATCCAAGTAAAAAGTTTGTAGAAATCATTCATAAAGGTACATATGTGAAAGAAATACACTATATTGAGAAACAAGAACTCCCCAAAAATATCAGGTGA
- a CDS encoding SDR family oxidoreductase, whose protein sequence is MNLTEFHKQIKGYTQDRQPGIEKDMNPQPLSEMKDYKSGGKLKGKVALITGGDSGIGRSVATLYAKEGADVAIGYYDEHEDAEAVVNRLESLGVKAKAYAHDLKDVASSQDLIEKVVNDFGGLNILVNNGGVQFPKDNFEDITPEQVKETFETNIFGMMFLSQAAVPHLSDGDAIVNTTSVTAYRGSGHLIDYSATKGAIVAFTRSLATTLIGKGIRVNAVAPGPIYTPLIPATFTEDKVENQGSDTPMERRGQPAELAPSYVFLATYADSSYITGQVIHVNGGDYMTS, encoded by the coding sequence ATGAACTTAACTGAATTTCATAAACAAATTAAAGGTTATACACAAGATAGACAACCAGGAATTGAAAAAGATATGAATCCACAGCCACTTTCAGAAATGAAAGATTATAAAAGTGGTGGAAAATTGAAAGGGAAAGTTGCTTTGATTACCGGCGGAGATTCAGGTATTGGGCGTTCAGTGGCAACACTATATGCTAAAGAAGGCGCAGATGTCGCGATTGGATATTATGATGAACATGAAGATGCTGAAGCGGTAGTAAATCGTTTGGAATCTTTAGGTGTAAAAGCAAAAGCCTATGCACATGATTTGAAAGATGTTGCATCATCACAAGATTTAATTGAAAAAGTCGTAAATGATTTTGGTGGACTCAATATATTAGTTAATAATGGTGGCGTTCAATTTCCAAAAGATAATTTTGAAGATATCACACCAGAACAAGTAAAAGAAACATTCGAAACGAATATTTTTGGAATGATGTTTTTATCTCAAGCTGCAGTACCACACTTAAGTGATGGCGATGCGATTGTTAATACCACGAGTGTGACAGCTTATAGAGGTTCGGGACATCTTATAGATTATTCAGCAACAAAAGGAGCGATTGTTGCATTCACACGCTCATTAGCAACTACGTTGATTGGGAAAGGTATTCGTGTCAATGCAGTGGCACCTGGACCAATTTATACACCGTTAATTCCAGCAACATTCACAGAAGACAAAGTTGAAAATCAAGGTTCTGATACACCAATGGAACGTAGAGGGCAACCAGCTGAGCTGGCACCATCTTATGTATTTTTAGCAACGTACGCAGATAGTTCGTATATTACAGGCCAAGTTATCCACGTCAATGGTGGAGATTATATGACATCATAA
- a CDS encoding ATP-binding cassette domain-containing protein yields MIKIQGLTITKEGNTIFKNLNYSFKNGNSYALMGYSGSGKSTLLNSIAGFEKIDSGNIYLNGKKLIADNHFYKTQLGYLFQNYGLIDNLSVDENLDIGLAFQKQSKAEKRKRKNILLTELNVNVDLKRKISTLSGGEQQRIALNRLLLKNPNIILADEPTGSLDRTNGEKILDKLLACLNDNKIIIIATHDTDVAKKCNVVVNMEDLNC; encoded by the coding sequence ATGATAAAAATACAAGGATTAACGATTACAAAAGAAGGAAATACTATATTTAAAAATTTAAATTACTCATTTAAAAATGGTAACTCGTATGCATTAATGGGGTATAGCGGTTCCGGTAAATCTACATTATTAAATAGTATTGCTGGATTTGAAAAAATAGATTCAGGTAATATATATCTTAATGGAAAAAAATTAATTGCTGATAACCATTTCTATAAAACACAATTAGGTTATCTATTTCAAAACTATGGATTAATAGACAATTTGTCAGTTGATGAAAATTTAGACATTGGACTAGCGTTCCAAAAACAGTCGAAGGCAGAAAAACGAAAACGTAAAAATATATTATTAACAGAATTAAATGTAAATGTTGATTTAAAGCGTAAAATATCAACATTAAGCGGTGGAGAACAACAACGCATCGCTTTAAACAGATTATTGTTAAAAAACCCTAATATTATACTAGCCGATGAACCAACAGGATCATTAGATAGAACAAATGGAGAAAAAATCCTAGATAAGTTATTAGCATGTTTAAATGACAATAAAATTATCATAATAGCAACACATGACACTGACGTTGCTAAAAAGTGCAATGTTGTAGTAAACATGGAAGATTTAAATTGTTAG